The Argentina anserina chromosome 3, drPotAnse1.1, whole genome shotgun sequence genome includes a region encoding these proteins:
- the LOC126788364 gene encoding fasciclin-like arabinogalactan protein 12, giving the protein MMKQQLQVLFSLSLLFILLSHCSRISAQGPAASPNAGPVADAPAPAPPGPTNVTKILEKSGNFNLLIRLMKTTQVDTQLYSQLNDSYSKLTILAPTDAAFSKLKPGSLNSLSESQKDQLLQFHFIPDFLTISNFQTLSNPVRTQAGDQFEFPLNITTTGNSVNITTGLVNTSISGTVYSDNQLAVYQIDSVLQPYGIFAPKPLPPSPAPAPEKAKNKKKASDDSPVAAAKSAAGSVRCDISRNGLFSIIIAVVFAAVLFL; this is encoded by the coding sequence ATGATGAAGCAGCAGCTACAGGTTCTTTTCTCACTCTCATTACTATTCATCCTTCTCTCTCACTGCTCGAGAATCTCAGCTCAAGGACCAGCTGCGAGCCCAAATGCAGGTCCAGTAGCCGACGCTCCGGCACCGGCACCGCCAGGACCAACCAACGTCACCAAGATCCTTGAAAAATCCGGCAACTTCAACCTTCTTATCCGCCTGATGAAAACTACACAAGTCGACACCCAACTCTACAGCCAACTAAACGACTCCTACAGCAAACTGACCATCTTGGCACCAACTGACGCTGCCTTCTCAAAACTCAAACCAGGGTCTCTCAACTCCCTCAGCGAATCACAGAAGGATCAACTCTTGCAGTTCCACTTCATCCCTGATTTTCTCACCATCTCAAACTTCCAAACTCTCAGCAACCCGGTTCGGACCCAAGCCGGAGACCAGTTTGAGTTCCCGCTAAATATCACCACAACTGGAAACTCAGTGAACATCACCACTGGTCTTGTCAACACCTCAATATCTGGCACTGTCTACTCGGATAACCAATTGGCTGTTTATCAGATCGACAGTGTGCTACAGCCTTATGGGATTTTCGCTCCCAAGCCTTTGCCCCCTTCTCCAGCACCGGCGCCGGAAAAGGcaaagaacaaaaagaaagctTCAGACGATAGCCCAGTTGCCGCAGCGAAATCTGCTGCAGGGTCTGTACGCTGTGAT